The following DNA comes from Meiothermus sp..
TTCCTGGACACCTCGGCGGCGCTGGGTGCTGTGCCCCGGGTGGCCGAGCTGATGGGCCGCGAACTGGGCTGGGACGCAGATAAGGTGGTGCTCGAGCAGGAAAAGGCCAGGTCGCAGATACTCGAGGCGATATAAGGGGCTTGCCGCGCTGGGTGTGGGATATCAAAAGCCCGAGTATGTTTGTAGGAAAAATGCGCTGTAAACGTGCAAACCTGCATCTCACCATTTGATTTGCTCGTTCTGGATACCATTAAGCCCAGATGCCAGAAACAGAAAAAGCCACCCTGCACTACCAGAACAGAACGATTCGCTATACCATCCGCCGCAGCGCCCGCCGTCGAACGGTGGGGATCACCATTGATCCCCAAGGGGTGCGGGTGGCTGCCCCTGAGCGGATGCCCCTGGAACAGGTGGTGGCCCTGGTCAACACCAGAGCCCGCTGGATCGCCGAGAAATACGCGGAATTCAAGAACCGCCTGGGGCCAAGAAAGCGTTTCGTGAGTGGGGAGGAGTTTTTATACCTGGGTCGCCGGGTTAGTTTACAAGTACAAACCGAGCCTTCTACCTCAGGTGGACGCAGGCGCGATGGGCGTGGCTTCCTTTTCCAGCCCGAGCTATTCGACTTTGACTTTTCCTCCAGGAGCAGACAAAAGACCGCGGTAGCCCTCAAAGGCAATGTGCTGCTGGTGCAGGCCGGAGCCTCCAGCGTGCACAGCAAAGAGGTGCGCGAGATGCTGGAAAACTGGTACAGGTCACGCGCCGAGGAAGTCATTACCCGCCGGGTTCAGCACTACGCGCTTCAGCTTGGCTGGCCCATGCCCAAGGTGCTGATCCGCAACCAGAAAAAGCGCTGGGGAAGCTGCAACGCCAGGGGGGAGCTGCGCTTCAACTGGCGGCTGGTAATGCTGCCCTTGCGGGTGCTGGATTATGTGGTGGTGCACGAGATGGCCCACCTTAAGGTGCTCAACCACAGCCCCCGCTTCTGGTCTTTGGTCGAGCGGATTATGCCCGATTACAAAGCCCGCCACCAGGCTCTACACGAACTGGGGCTGGGTTTGTACTGGTAGGCAGCCTGACACCTCAAGGGGCCAGCCGCTCTATTTTCCAGCTTCCATCTGGCTGCAGGCGGTAGACCA
Coding sequences within:
- a CDS encoding M48 family metallopeptidase, with protein sequence MPETEKATLHYQNRTIRYTIRRSARRRTVGITIDPQGVRVAAPERMPLEQVVALVNTRARWIAEKYAEFKNRLGPRKRFVSGEEFLYLGRRVSLQVQTEPSTSGGRRRDGRGFLFQPELFDFDFSSRSRQKTAVALKGNVLLVQAGASSVHSKEVREMLENWYRSRAEEVITRRVQHYALQLGWPMPKVLIRNQKKRWGSCNARGELRFNWRLVMLPLRVLDYVVVHEMAHLKVLNHSPRFWSLVERIMPDYKARHQALHELGLGLYW